In Bacillus thuringiensis, the DNA window ATCAAATGTCGGTGTAATATACACATTTTTATCATTTACCGCCAGTTTTTCTAAAGATGCATTCCAGTCTACAACAATGTTTGAAGACCCTTTTAAATCTTCTACATCTTCAAAAGGGTTATATAAACCTAGCCAAAAAATAGGGCTATCTGTATTTAACTTACGAATTTCTTCTATAATTTTCTTCGCTTCATTCTGGAATGTTTCTGTATCAGGACGATATGTTTCTAAATCTATCTTTCCAAGCGATTCCCAGCCCGGAAATAAATCATTTCCTCCAATCGTTAAGACGATTACATCTGCTTGCTTAATTGAATATTGAGCGCCACTACTCTCAATTTGTTTTAATAAGTCAGGCATTTTCGCACCACTAACCGCTAAGTTAGTCAAAGCAACCTTTTGCTTATAATCTTTTTGTAAATCTTCCTTCACCCGTCCAATATAGCCAATTCCTTCTTTATCACCAACACCACGTGTTAATGAATCACCTAAACTAACGATTTGTAACGTTCCCGTTTTCTTTTTCTCTTTTGCCACTACATCGGTCTTTTTAATTAAATTTGAAGCTTTCGGATTTAATACATCATTTACACCTGAAACAAAACCATATGCAAATAAACAGAAAGATGCAATTGTAATGAGTAGAATTACTTTTACTACTTTTGATCTCATATCAAAACCCCTTTTAGCCCTCATAGATTGTCCATAATTATACCAAACGCAATTTTGAAAAGCGATTTTCACAACTTCTCTATTATGTTGTTTCCCTATGTACTAATTCTGGTGATAACTCTACATGCTTTACATTTATATTCTCATCATTAATCTTTTCATATAATAATTCAAATGCCTTCACGCCAACATTTTTACTAGAATATGAAATCGTCGTAATGCCTAAAATATCTGCCACATCTTGATCATCACAACCGATAATCGTAATATCTTCCGGAATACGAATTCCTTGTTTTTTTGCTTCCGTTACCATCCCCGCCGCAATATGATTGCAAGATACAAGAAACGCAGTTGGTTTCACTGACATACAGACCCATTCCCTGATTACATTACGTCCATCTTCCACCGTAAAACAACCCTTAAACTTCCAGGCCTCTATCGGTGTTACAGCAATTGGTTGAAGCGAATCCTCATATGCTTGTTTTCTTCTCTGACTATTAATACTATTACTTCTTCCAATGCAATACCCAATACTTGTATGGCCGGCATCTATTAAGCTCTTCATCCCGCGCGAAAAGACTTTATAGTAATCAATATGCACACTTGAAATGAAATTCGATTCTATTTCTTCACACATAACAATTGGGCCAAATTTCGTATATTCTTCAAGCTTTTCCTTACTATTTGCCCGCGAACATATAATAACTCCATCAAGCTTTTTCATTTTTAACATATTCAAAATTTCTAATTCTCTTTCCTCACTATAGTTCGTCTGACAAAGCATCATATTATAATTGTTCTTTGCTGTTTCCTTTGATATTCCCTCGATAATAGCGCTATAATATTGATCATTTACGTGCGGTAATAAAACGCCAATGACATTCGTTTTTCCTTTCACTAAATGAATTGCATTCACATTTTGCGTATAATTTAATTCTTCTATAATTGCTAAAATTTCTTTTCGTTTCTGTTCATTCACATATGGATGATTATTCAGTACACGTGAAACAGTTGAAACAGATACCCCAGCAAGTTCAGCAATCTTTCTTATATTCGTCATCTCTCTTTCCCCTTCTCACAAAAATTCTCCCTTGACCTGGTAAGCTTTCCACAATATATCCTTGCCTAGCAAATACATTTTGAAAGGATATACAACTATGCTTCGATTCAAATTAGAATATATATTTTTCATTGGCGGTCTACTCATTCTCGCCATCGGTATTAATATGATGACGACAATTACTTCTTTTGGACTTAGCCCTTATGATTCCTTCTTTATTGCACTATATCAAAATTTCGGGATAAGTATCGGTTTTTGGATTTTCATGATTAACTTAGCTTTTACCTTTATCGTACTCTTTTGGAATAAAAAACAAATAACAATTGGTACAATCGTAACAATGGTTCTTATTTCTCTTTTTGTTGACTGGGTCGGTTCCATTACAACTATTATGGACGCTATCCGCTCTCTTCCAAAATATATAACACTTATTTGCGGAAATCTATTCGTTGGAGCTGGGATTGGTCTTTACGTCTCTACAAACCTTTGCGCAGCACCTCAAGAAGCTTTCGTTTTAACGGTTGCTGAAAAAAAGAAATGGACATTTAGAAGAACAGAAATTTCGTTAGCGTTTTTATTTTTAACATTAAGCTTCCTATTAGATGGACCTATCTATTTTGGAACAATCATCTTATCCTTTACAACAGGCTGGATTATCCAAGCATTTATTCAAATTGGTACGAAGATTTTAAATAGAAAAGAGCCTATTAAGCAAGCTGCTTAATAGGCTCTTTCTGTTTTACGATAAGGGATACTACTTAGCATCTCCTTCAATCCGATAATTTGCCTTCACACAATCTATTTCTTCATACCCCTGCAACGTATGTAGAATATACTCATAATCAGCAAGAGACGCACGATGCGTTACAATTACAATTTCAGCTTTTCCTTTCTCTTCAAGTGGCATTTGAATAATCTTTTCAAAGCTAACACCACGCTCAGAGAACAATGAAGTAATTTTTGCAAATACACCAATTTCATCTTTTACATGAAGTCTTAAAAATTTCTTCACAACAATTTCGTCTGGCTCTTTTAATACTTTTTTATACTGCGGGGATACCGCACTATTTCCGTTTACACCTAATCGAATATTTTGCATTACAGCTACTAAATCTGAAACAACAGCTGTTGCTGTTGGTAAACTTCCTGCACCTGGTCCATAAAACATCGTTTCTCCGACCGCTTCGCCATACACATATACAGCATTATATTCGTTTTGCACGGCCGCGAGAGGATGTGTATTTGGAAGTAGTGTCGGTTCAACTGTAACCTCTAATTTTTCACCATCTCGCTTCGCAAGACCGATTAATTTGATCGTGTATCCTAAACTCTTACTGTATTCAATATCTTCTTCTGTAATAGATGTAATCCCTTTTACCTTCACATCTCCAAGCTCTACATTTGTAGAGAAACCAAGGGTAGCCAAAATCGTCATTTTTCTTGCTGCATCTAAACCTTCCACATCTGATGTTGGATCTGCTTCTGCAAATCCAAGTTGTTGGGCTTCTTTTAACACGTCGTTATATGCTCTCCCTTCATCTGACATTTTCG includes these proteins:
- a CDS encoding SGNH/GDSL hydrolase family protein — its product is MKIAFQNCVWYNYGQSMRAKRGFDMRSKVVKVILLITIASFCLFAYGFVSGVNDVLNPKASNLIKKTDVVAKEKKKTGTLQIVSLGDSLTRGVGDKEGIGYIGRVKEDLQKDYKQKVALTNLAVSGAKMPDLLKQIESSGAQYSIKQADVIVLTIGGNDLFPGWESLGKIDLETYRPDTETFQNEAKKIIEEIRKLNTDSPIFWLGLYNPFEDVEDLKGSSNIVVDWNASLEKLAVNDKNVYITPTFDLFQNRGKDLLYSDHFHPNEVGYTYMADRLVQNIASKLKLEQGGVK
- a CDS encoding LacI family DNA-binding transcriptional regulator, whose protein sequence is MTNIRKIAELAGVSVSTVSRVLNNHPYVNEQKRKEILAIIEELNYTQNVNAIHLVKGKTNVIGVLLPHVNDQYYSAIIEGISKETAKNNYNMMLCQTNYSEERELEILNMLKMKKLDGVIICSRANSKEKLEEYTKFGPIVMCEEIESNFISSVHIDYYKVFSRGMKSLIDAGHTSIGYCIGRSNSINSQRRKQAYEDSLQPIAVTPIEAWKFKGCFTVEDGRNVIREWVCMSVKPTAFLVSCNHIAAGMVTEAKKQGIRIPEDITIIGCDDQDVADILGITTISYSSKNVGVKAFELLYEKINDENINVKHVELSPELVHRETT
- a CDS encoding YczE/YyaS/YitT family protein — encoded protein: MLRFKLEYIFFIGGLLILAIGINMMTTITSFGLSPYDSFFIALYQNFGISIGFWIFMINLAFTFIVLFWNKKQITIGTIVTMVLISLFVDWVGSITTIMDAIRSLPKYITLICGNLFVGAGIGLYVSTNLCAAPQEAFVLTVAEKKKWTFRRTEISLAFLFLTLSFLLDGPIYFGTIILSFTTGWIIQAFIQIGTKILNRKEPIKQAA
- a CDS encoding homoserine dehydrogenase encodes the protein MKEIQVGLLGLGTVGSGVVRIITDHQERLIHQVGCPVKVTKVLVQNIEKEREIEVPSTLLTQDANEILDNPNIDVVIEVMGGIDDAKAYILQALQSGKHVVTANKDLMALHGAELLAVAKDNKADLFYEASVAGGIPILRSIVEGLSSDLITKVMGIVNGTTNFILTKMSDEGRAYNDVLKEAQQLGFAEADPTSDVEGLDAARKMTILATLGFSTNVELGDVKVKGITSITEEDIEYSKSLGYTIKLIGLAKRDGEKLEVTVEPTLLPNTHPLAAVQNEYNAVYVYGEAVGETMFYGPGAGSLPTATAVVSDLVAVMQNIRLGVNGNSAVSPQYKKVLKEPDEIVVKKFLRLHVKDEIGVFAKITSLFSERGVSFEKIIQMPLEEKGKAEIVIVTHRASLADYEYILHTLQGYEEIDCVKANYRIEGDAK